A region from the Papaver somniferum cultivar HN1 unplaced genomic scaffold, ASM357369v1 unplaced-scaffold_125, whole genome shotgun sequence genome encodes:
- the LOC113331203 gene encoding protein SRC2-like gives MEYRPLEVTIISAKDIKDVNLFSKMDVYVLASIGGDPRTQKKTPVDHDGGKNPSWNFTMNFSIDESLAKQNRLTLILQLKSEKTLGVDRDIGEVHVSIKELLDNPGAEKTSQFVSYQVRTKSGKAKGELNFSCKFGEKVSQPAPVYAAAHVPESSAYKVGEPVTAYPAAAAVGGSSVPYPPPAGYPPSGSGIPYQGQGGPYPPPPTGYPPAGYGNGQPQPPMGYPPQQPGYGYPPQQPGYGYPPQGGYGGYPQQPPMVVKPPKPKKNKMGGMGMGLGAGLLGGLLIGDMISDVGDYDGGFDDCGGGFDF, from the coding sequence ATGGAATACAGACCATTAGAGGTAACAATAATCTCAGCAAAAGACATCAAAGATGTGAATCTCTTCTCAAAGATGGATGTTTACGTCCTGGCTTCAATCGGCGGTGATCCAAGAACACAGAAGAAAACACCAGTAGATCACGACGGTGGTAAAAACCCAAGCTGGAATTTCACGATGAATTTCTCGATTGATGAATCGTTAGCCAAACAGAACCGATTGACTCTCATCTTACAGCTCAAATCTGAGAAAACCTTAGGTGTTGATCGTGATATCGGTGAAGTTCATGTGTCGATCAAAGAACTTCTTGATAATCCCGGTGCGGAGAAAACAAGCCAGTTTGTTTCTTATCAGGTTAGGACGAAGAGTGGTAAAGCTAAAGGGGAATTGAATTTCTCTTGCAAATTTGGGGAGAAGGTGTCTCAGCCCGCACCCGTTTACGCAGCCGCTCATGTACCAGAGTCGTCGGCTTATAAAGTGGGAGAGCCTGTTACAGCGTATCCTGCCGCTGCTGCAGTGGGTGGTTCTAGTGTGCCGTATCCACCACCAGCTGGGTATCCGCCGTCTGGGTCAGGAATACCGTATCAGGGACAAGGAGGGCCgtatccaccaccaccaactgGGTATCCTCCTGCTGGATATGGGAATGGACAGCCGCAACCACCAATGGGGTATCCACCTCAACAGCCGGGATACGGGTATCCTCCACAGCAGCCGGGGTATGGGTATCCACCCCAAGGTGGGTACGGTGGATACCCTCAGCAGCCTCCAATGGTGGTGAAACCACCGAAGCCAAAGAAGAATAAAATGGGAGGAATGGGAATGGGTTTGGGTGCTGGATTACTCGGTGGGCTTTTGATTGGTGATATGATTTCTGATGTTGGTGACTATGATGGTGGCTTTGATGATTGTGGTGGTGgctttgatttttag